The DNA window GGAGAGTTTGCTGCGTGCCGCGAGGCCGAGCAGGCTGGGACAGAACGCGTCGTTCGTCGACGCGCTTGCTCCTGCATAACGCGAGCCGACCTTCGAACCCGACCGCACGATGCCGCCTGGAAACGGCATGACCACGTTCGGCAGCCGGCGCATCGCGGCGACGGCAGCTTCGGCGGCGGCGAGCGCGGCATCGGTGTCGCGCGCGAGAAACAACAGGTTGCCGCCGCCGACTGCCTTGACGGTCGCCGCCGTGTCCTCGCAGACGAACTCGCCGTCCATTACCGGCACGCGCCAGTAACGCGTCGGGCCGATCATCTTCGAGATCTGCCAGCCGTCGCCGAAAAAACGCAGCCCGCTGCCGAGCGGCGCGCGGTCGGACAGCGGCGCGCGGCTCGTTGCCGGATCGATGCCGCCGAACACGGCGGTCGTCGGGCACGTCAGCACACATTGCCCGACGCGCCGTCCGATCTGCTTCGCCAGTTCCTTCGACGACACCGCGAATAGCAGCACGGCGACCCCCGGCCGGCCATCGGGCGTTTCGTCGTCGCCCAGCAGTCGCTCGACGCCGGCCTCGCAGCCGCAGCCGATCACCGACGTGGCGAAGCCCGTCAGCGAGTTTGCCGCGTTCATCGCCCAGCTTTGCGTGTGCGCGGTGATTAAGAGCCGCGTCGCCTTCATCGGAAAAGCCTCGGCGAAGGTGGCGTCGATCGCGGTGCCGTTGATTTCGAGCGTGGGCGGAGCGTTCATCGGGGGCGGCGATCAGGCGAGACACGCGACCGGCAACAGACGGCCGCCGCGACAGCAATCGCAGACTTCGTCGTCGCTGATCGCCGCGTGGTCGAAGCGCGTGGCGAGTTTCGTCTCGCTGTACGCGCGCAGCGTCTTTTCGATGCTGCGGTCGAATTCGGGCGCGACGAAATGAATGCCGCCCGTCGGCGCGGCGACCAGCGTGCCATCGCGCGCGACCAGTTCGCCGTCCTTGAACACATAAGCGGGCGACGTGAACATCCGCTCGCGATCGGCGTCGTCGCGGTAGACGGCGATGTCCGCCGCCGCGCCCGCGCCGAGGTGTCCGCGATCGCGCAGCCCGAGCAGCCGCGCCGGCCCCGCGCGCGTGATGATCGCGATGTCGTATAGCGAGAACTCGCGCTTGAGGTCCGGCAGCGCGCTCGCCACCGGCGCGTCCGGATGGAGCTTCGCGAGTTGCTCATCGCGAAACGTCTTGTCCATCAGCAGGCGGATCAGATGCGGGTAGCTCGTGAACGGTCCGCCGTTCGGATGATCGGTGGTCATCGCGACGCGCCACGGGTCGTCGACGAGCAGGAAAATCTCCAGCCCGATGATCCATTGCAGCGCGTTCACATAGCTCTGTTCGCGATAGCGGAACGGCACCACGCCGCAGCCCGCATCGCATTCGATGTCGCCCAGCACCCATTTGTGCGGCCGCGCGAGCGGTGTGTTGCGGAACTGCATCATCGTGTCACCCGATGCGGTGACGGTCTGTCCGAAAATGATCTGGCCGACATCGATCGACACGTTCGGCCGCGCGTTCACCGCTTCGGCAATACGCTGCGCGCCCGACGAAAACTTGTGCGGACCTTCGACGCCGTAGCTGTGAAACTGGATATGCGTGAGATGGATCGGCAGGCCGTCGGCGGCATCCATCGTCGCAATCGTCGAATCGATATTGCCGGGCACGCCGAGATTGCTCGCATGCACATGCAGCGGATGCGGCACACGCAATTCGGTGAGCGCACGCGTGAGCGTATGCAGCACGTCGCGCGGCGTGACGCCGTAGTGCGCATGGGCTTCGTCGACATCGAGCGAGCGCTGGTTGAACTTGAATGCCGAAATGCCGCCCGGATTCACCACTTTGACGCCGAGCGCCTTGCTCGCATGAATCGTCCAGCCGATGTAGTCGCGCAGCCGCGCGAAATCGTCGCGCGCGGCGAGCATCTGCAGGAACAGTTCGTCGTTGCCTAGCATGACGTAGGCACCGTGATCGATGATCGGCGTGTCGCCCATTTCCAGATGCGTGTGGCGTGCGTTGGACGGCATCATCGCCGGTTCGAACGCGGCCGTGTAGCCCATTTCGGCGTAGCGGTAGCCGGTCGCGAGCGTGCCCGGCGTGCAGACGCCGCACGACGGCAGGCGCAAGTAACGGCCTGCGGCGTCCTGCGCGGATTCAGAGGCGGACTCACGCGCGGTATCGTCGCGATGATCCTCGGGCAGCAGCAGCCGCGACAGGTTGGTCTTGCCGCCGCCGATGTGCGAATGCATATCGATGCCGCCCGCCATCACAATCATGCCGGTGGCGTCGTATTCGCGATCGGCGGGCGCATGGGCAGGCAACTCGACGATACGTCCATCGCGAAACGCGATGTCGCGACGCTCGCCGTTCACGTTGTTGGCCGGGTCGTAGACAGTGCCCCCTTTTAGCCGGACGACGCTCATGGGCATTCCTGCGCAGCGCAAACGGCAGCGATTTGCTGGTTGACGAGCGTGGTCAGCCGTGCGGCGATCGACGCGACGGTTTGCAATGTCTCGTGCAGTCCTTCGCCGCGCGCGGCAACCAGCCGCATCACCACCGTACCGTCGACGCGAAACAGATGACCGCCGCTGTCGATGCCCGGCGTCGCCACCGGCACAAACACGGTATTTGCGCCGCGCGTTCGCGCGGCGTCGGCGAGAGCCGGATGGCCGAGCACGATCAGCGCGAGTCCGGGGTCGAGGGCCGCCGGCCACGGTTGCGGCGCGAAACTGGCGATCCATAGCAACGCGTCGGTTTCGCGGGCGGCCAGCAGCTTGTGCGTGCGATAGCGATACGGATCGTGATCGAGCGGCGCGCTGCCGGCGAGTCTCGTGGGCTTCGACACGCGCGTGCGCAGCGGCATGCCGGAGAGCCAGGTCAGCGCCTGATTGACTGTCGACGCACCATCGTCGCCGCCGAGTGCGAGACAGGCTGCGCGTGTCGTGCGATTGATCGTCTTGACAATCCGGTTCAGCGCTTCGATCAGCAGCGCCTCGTGCGGGCCGGGCAACGCGGCGGGTTCGTAGACGAGCACTGTGTAGCGCGCGGCGGCAATGCGCGCGTGCAGCGTCTCAAGCGTCGCGGCCATCTGTCCGGCGACGGTGTCGCCATCGCGATGCAGCGCATCGGCGGTGCGGCCTTCGGCGACGGCGGACCACATCGCGAGCACGTCGAATGGATCGGCTTGCGGCAGCAGCGACCCCGTGCGGCACTGGGCAAAACCCGCGCTTGCCGGATCGACGCCACTGCCGACGAAGATCAGTTCGCGCTCGAATTCCGTGCCCGCCAATATCCGCGTGAAAAAGCGCGGATAGCGCTGCGACGGCTCGCATCCGAAGAACACCAGCAGGTCCGCGCGCGAGCGTATTTCGGAGAGCGTGGTGAAGAACGCACCGCGATCCTGCAGCGCGAGCGTCGCCGCGCCCAGCGCGTCGCCATGCAGATGATCGAGCATCGCGCCGCACGCTGCCGCAAGCGGATATAGCGCACGAGTGCCGGCGACATCGGTGGCGAGTCCGCCAAAAAGCGGACGGCGTGCGTTCGCGAGCAGTGTCGCGGCGTGTGTCAACGCGGTGTCGAACGCGCTTGCCTGGCCGTCGACGAAGGCTTCGCTCTTTGCGTCATGCGCGCCGTACTGCGCGAGTCCAGCCGACAGACGAGGGCATTCGGTATCGGGAGCGTCGAGCATGCCGTCGTCGCGCGATTCGACGACGACGTCATCGCACAGCAGAGGGCAGAACGGACAGATCCAGTCGCGCTTATCTACCGGCGCGCGTGCGCTCGATGCGCTCGATGCGCTGGTGCGGGACGTGGACGGATCGTTGGACAAAAGGGGCATGGCGCATTTTTAGCAAGCTCCATGCCGATTTAAATCCCGCGCCCACGCGGCATCGCCTGAACGGTCGTGCTGCTTTGTTTTCAGCGGAATCGGGATTGCTGCGTGACGATTCCTGCGCGCTGCAAGGACCCGGCCGGTGTTGAAACGTCGGACAGGTTGTGTTCGCGACTGGAGCAGAGTGTCACGCGCGGGCATCGGCGGATGTGGCCCGCCTGTCTTTCATTTGCCTATACGGCACGCGCGCCGAATGGCATGGAAATTGTATGGCAGTGCTAGCGCGACGCGGTGGGCGTGATGTCCATCTGCACATCGTGCAACGCGGACGCGACGAGCCACGCGCTCGCGCCGGTGTTGGCCGCAGTATCGAGATCCGCACGATGACGGATACCGCCCGCGCCGATCACCGTGGTGTGCGCAGGTGCGCTGTCGCGGACGCGCCCGACGCTGGCGAGATCGGGACCTGCGTAGCTGCCGACCTGATCGAGCGTCATCACGATGACGCGCGAGGGCCACCACGCCGAACCGTTGTCGAGCGATGTGGCGGCCAGCAGCGCGCCGCCGCGATGATCGAGCGACAGGATCGGCGCGAGCCCGGCGGCTTGTGCAATCTGAAGGGCGTGAATATCACGGAGCGATTCGGAGCCGAAGACCGGCACGAGTCGCGCAAGCGAGGGACGAGCGGGATGGGCGTCGCCAGGGATGAGAGTGTCGATGTGGTCGAACAGCGCGCGCATCGACGCGTAATCCGTGTAGCCGGCGTCGAGCCAGATGTCGACGCCCGGCAGCGCGGTACGCAACGCGGCGAGCGCGTGCACATGTGCGCCGCGCTGCAGGATTGCGCCGAGGTCGGCGATGTAGAGCGTGCGCGCGCCGCTGGCGGCGAGCAGCGCGCGAGCGATGACAAGCGGTTCGCTGCCCGCGGCGAGACGCGACTGGATGGGCCGATAGGCCGTTCGCTCGCCGCGCACCGCGCGCACCACGTGGCCGTCGAGCAGATCGAGAACCGGTATCACCTGCATGGGGGCGCGTTCCTTTGACCAAGATCTTTGTCTACGAGTATCTCACCGGCGGCGGCATCGATCCTGCGCTCGCGGGCGAAGGCAAGCTTGCCGACCTGAGCGCGCTGATCGTCGAAGGCCGCGTGATGCGCGATGCGCTGCTGGCCGATCTGCGCAAACTGGACGGCGTAGAGGTGACGTTCGCGACATCGCGCTTCGAAACGCCCGAGCTTGGGCAGCGTCATTGTAGGGCCACGCCCGGCGAATCGATGACGGCCTTCGTCGCGCGCGAGGCGCGCGCCCACGATTACGCGTGGATCATCGCGCCGGAATGCGACGGGCTATTGCTGCGGCTGTACGACGCGGTTGGCGCGGCGCGCTGGCTCGGTTGCGCCAAGGAAGCGATCCGCGTCGCGTCGAGCAAGAGCGCGACGGCCGCGTGTCTTGCCGCGAGCGGCATTGCGACGACGCCCGCGCTGGAACCTGGCGGGGCAGATCAGGCCGACGAAACCGCTGGCCGCCGCTGGGTCGTCAAGCCCG is part of the Paraburkholderia fungorum genome and encodes:
- a CDS encoding HisA/HisF-related TIM barrel protein; the protein is MQVIPVLDLLDGHVVRAVRGERTAYRPIQSRLAAGSEPLVIARALLAASGARTLYIADLGAILQRGAHVHALAALRTALPGVDIWLDAGYTDYASMRALFDHIDTLIPGDAHPARPSLARLVPVFGSESLRDIHALQIAQAAGLAPILSLDHRGGALLAATSLDNGSAWWPSRVIVMTLDQVGSYAGPDLASVGRVRDSAPAHTTVIGAGGIRHRADLDTAANTGASAWLVASALHDVQMDITPTASR
- a CDS encoding formylmethanofuran dehydrogenase, producing the protein MPLLSNDPSTSRTSASSASSARAPVDKRDWICPFCPLLCDDVVVESRDDGMLDAPDTECPRLSAGLAQYGAHDAKSEAFVDGQASAFDTALTHAATLLANARRPLFGGLATDVAGTRALYPLAAACGAMLDHLHGDALGAATLALQDRGAFFTTLSEIRSRADLLVFFGCEPSQRYPRFFTRILAGTEFERELIFVGSGVDPASAGFAQCRTGSLLPQADPFDVLAMWSAVAEGRTADALHRDGDTVAGQMAATLETLHARIAAARYTVLVYEPAALPGPHEALLIEALNRIVKTINRTTRAACLALGGDDGASTVNQALTWLSGMPLRTRVSKPTRLAGSAPLDHDPYRYRTHKLLAARETDALLWIASFAPQPWPAALDPGLALIVLGHPALADAARTRGANTVFVPVATPGIDSGGHLFRVDGTVVMRLVAARGEGLHETLQTVASIAARLTTLVNQQIAAVCAAQECP
- the fhcD gene encoding formylmethanofuran--tetrahydromethanopterin N-formyltransferase, encoding MNAPPTLEINGTAIDATFAEAFPMKATRLLITAHTQSWAMNAANSLTGFATSVIGCGCEAGVERLLGDDETPDGRPGVAVLLFAVSSKELAKQIGRRVGQCVLTCPTTAVFGGIDPATSRAPLSDRAPLGSGLRFFGDGWQISKMIGPTRYWRVPVMDGEFVCEDTAATVKAVGGGNLLFLARDTDAALAAAEAAVAAMRRLPNVVMPFPGGIVRSGSKVGSRYAGASASTNDAFCPSLLGLAARSKLSAEVGCVLEIVIDGLTDTDVGAAMTAGIEAATALGGTRGVLRISAGNYGGKLGPYHFHLHELAAGLDRGRA
- a CDS encoding formylmethanofuran dehydrogenase subunit A, giving the protein MSVVRLKGGTVYDPANNVNGERRDIAFRDGRIVELPAHAPADREYDATGMIVMAGGIDMHSHIGGGKTNLSRLLLPEDHRDDTARESASESAQDAAGRYLRLPSCGVCTPGTLATGYRYAEMGYTAAFEPAMMPSNARHTHLEMGDTPIIDHGAYVMLGNDELFLQMLAARDDFARLRDYIGWTIHASKALGVKVVNPGGISAFKFNQRSLDVDEAHAHYGVTPRDVLHTLTRALTELRVPHPLHVHASNLGVPGNIDSTIATMDAADGLPIHLTHIQFHSYGVEGPHKFSSGAQRIAEAVNARPNVSIDVGQIIFGQTVTASGDTMMQFRNTPLARPHKWVLGDIECDAGCGVVPFRYREQSYVNALQWIIGLEIFLLVDDPWRVAMTTDHPNGGPFTSYPHLIRLLMDKTFRDEQLAKLHPDAPVASALPDLKREFSLYDIAIITRAGPARLLGLRDRGHLGAGAAADIAVYRDDADRERMFTSPAYVFKDGELVARDGTLVAAPTGGIHFVAPEFDRSIEKTLRAYSETKLATRFDHAAISDDEVCDCCRGGRLLPVACLA